The sequence below is a genomic window from Methylotuvimicrobium alcaliphilum 20Z.
AAGCCGGTCTAAATCCCGAAATCGATGTGGCGGTTGCGTTCGATGGCGAGCGCTTACATCCCGTGTTTTTGGCCATCAAGACAACGCTCGAATCCAGCTTGATAGATTATTTGGGCAGCGGCGAGCGTAAGATCGACCGTTGGTTGATGAAACATCGAATGACTCAGGTCGATTTTAGCGACGCCCCCGAGGTTTTTGTCAACGTGAATACTTTAGGCGAATTGTCCGCGTTGGAGGGGCAGGGCAATGAGTAATCTCTATAGGCCTGATATGACCAATGCCGGATTGGGTTTTTCACTGCCGTCCGTTGCGATCGACGAACGAGGAGAAGCTCAAGCTATCGAATTAGTCGGTGAAAGAGCCTTGACCATTTATGTGGACAAGCAAGAAATCGTAACCTTGATGACGATTGGCGCGCATCCCGAATTATTGACGCTCGGGTATTTAAAAAATCAGGGATTTTTCGATGATATCGCTGACATTAAAGTTGTTCAGGTCGACTGGGAAACCGAGGCGGTCGCGGTCGTAACCCGGCAAGGCGGCAGCGACTTTTCCGAACGTATGGCACAGCGAACGGTGACGACTGGTTGCGGGCAAGGTACGGTATTCGGCCGATTGATGGAAAAACTCAAGCAAATCCGAGTGCCGGATGTGTCGATCAAACAATCGATGCTTTACGCAATGCTCGATGCGTTAAAAAATTATAACGAAGTTTATAAAAAAGCCGGTGCGGTCCACGGTTGTGCGTTATGTACCGGCGAGCAGATCGATTTTTTCGTCGAAGACGTCGGGCGGCACAATGCGGTCGATGCGATTGCCGGTTTGATGTGGCTGAATGATTTATCCGGTGCCGACAAAATTTTTTACACAACCGGACGCTTAACCTCGGAAATGGTGATTAAAGTCACTCAAATGGGCATACCGATATTATTGTCGCGTTCCGGAGCGACCCAAATGGGCCTCGAAATGGCCAGGCAAGCCGGCGTTACGATGATATCGAGGGCAAAAGGCAAACACTTTTTGGTGTTGAACGGCAGCGAGCATATCGAGTTCGACGCGATACCCGAACGTCGGAGAAGTTTCGAAGAGGGTTGATTTATTCGAATCGAGCAGGGATGATCCAAAGCGGACTTATGATTTGAACCCAAGAAAACATTTTGTCCACGAAAATGTTCAAATGTTGAAACTTTTCAGGCGGGGCGGGTTATTTAACTTGCCTCGAGCGGCTTTGATTAGATTTTGGCCACGGTCGAAACGTTCAGGACGGAGTTACAAACTCCGTCCTGCCAAGGAAAAATCCGGCCGACCAAGTACTAAATCGTTACATCAGTCTGATTCTTGCGCCATGATTGACTGCGTTCAACTCAGCTTTTTGATCCCGACGAATTTGTTTTGCGGCGTCAGTTCCATTTCGAAATGTCCATGAATACCTTGTCGGGTCAAAAAAGACTGGATGTTGCCGGCAGGAAATTGAATGCGTCGTCCGTCGTCGGCGATGACCGATATGGTTTTGGCCAGGCCTTGATAGACACCGAGGTATTGATCGTAGCTCAGGTTGAGCCTGAAGCGTATGAAAATTGATTGGTTCATCGAAAAGTACCGGGCCAGCAGGCTGGCCCGGCGGTCTGTTGCGGGTTAACGGCTATTTTGCAATGCGGCTATACGCTCTTCCAAAGGCGGATGGCTCATGAACAAACGGTGCATGCGGCTGCCGTGAATACCGAATGCGGCCAATTGTCCCGGCAGTTCTTCGGGTTCATGCGCCCGTTGTAAGGCCCGTAGCGCATTGATCATCTTGTCGCGCCCGGCCAATTTAGCTCCGCCGGCATCGGCACGGTATTCGCGGTAACGCGAGAACCACATGACCAGCATCGATGCAAGCATCGACAAGACTATTTGCATGACTATCTGTGTGATGTAATAAGCCGGACCATAACCGCGTTCGGTTTTGAACACGACTCGGTCGACCGTATGGCCGATCACCGTCGCGAAAAAATACACGAAGGTATTAACCACGCCTTGCATCAGGGCCATCGTGACCATGTCGCCGTTGGCAACGTGACTGATTTCGTGGCCGAGAACCGCTTCAACTTCTTCGGCGCTCATGCTTTGTAACAAACCCGTGCTGACTGCAACCAAGGCGTTGTTTTTATTCATGCCGGTCGCAAATGCATTCGGGTCCGGTGTTTGGAAAATGCCGACTTCCGGCATGCCGATACCGGCCGCTCTCGCTTGACGAGCGACAACATCGACCAACCATTTTTCGGTTTGATTTTGCGGGTGTTCGATGACATGCACGCCCATCGCGCTCTTTGCCGACCATTTGGATATCGCCAACGAAATCGCCGAGCCGGTGACACCGATAATAGCCGACATTAGCAGTAAGGCGTTTAGATTGAGATCGACACCTTGGGCATCCAATACCCCGCTGAGTCCGAATATATTGAAGATAACGCTGATAACGACCAATATGGCGGCATTGGTTGCTAAAAAAAGAAGAATACGCATCATAATTGTATTACCTTGAGTTTATTGAGGGTTGATAACGATATAAGGGACAATTTTTTTATTTCAAGCGCATTTTAGAGTGTTACCATATCGAAAAGTTTATTTGTAGGAGGCCTCTGTATGAAAGCCAAAATCTTTTTAATGCTATCGCTAATTGTATCGTGTCCGATCCAAGCCGCAAGCGTCGATGAAGTTTTAAAACAATTACAGTTGCCGGTCGGTTTTTCCATTTCGTTATTTGCCGAGGATCTTGCGAATGCCCGGTCGTTAGTCCGAGGCGAAAAGGGCGTTATTTTTGTCGGCACCCGCCAGCAAGGCGCTGTTTACGCCGTTCAGGACACTAATGGCGACGGTAAGGCCGACAAACGCTATGTCATCGCGACCGATTTATACATGCCGAATGGCGTAGCGTTTCAAAACGGTTCGCTGTATGTTGCAGAAGTTAACCGGATTATCCGTTTCGACAATATTATCGACAATTTGGCGAACCCGCCTAAGCCGGTCGTGGTATTCGACGGTTTACCTTCCGATCGGCATCACGGCTGGAAATATTTACGTTTCGGCCCGGACGGCAAACTCTATAGCGCGGTCGGCGCGCCCTGCAATGTTTGCGAGCCGGATAAAGAAATCTATGCAACATTGATTCGCTTGAACCCAGACGGTTCCGATCTTGAAATTTTAGCGCAAGGGATAAGAAATACCGTCGGTTTCGATTGGCAGCCCGGAACGAATACGCTGTTTTTTACCGAAAACGGCCGCGATCTAATGGGGGACGATGTTCCGCCCGATGAATTGAATCAATGGGCGGAGCCTGGTCAGCACTTCGGCTTTCCTTATTGCCACGGCGGCACCATTGCCGACCCGGAATTCGGCAAGCAACGAAGCTGCGAGGAATTTGTCGCTCCGGCATGGCAATTCAAGGCTCATAAAGCGCCGTTGGGTATGCGTTTTTATCGAGGCGAGCAATTTCCCGAACGCTTTAAACAACAGCTATTCGTCGCCCAACACGGTTCATGGAACCGGAGTCAGCCTCACGGTTATCGTATCGCTATGGTCAAGTTCAAAAATGGCCGGCCTGTATCCGAACATTCTTTCATTTCCGGTTGGTTGACGTCGTCCGATGAGGTTTTGGGGCGCCCGGTCGATATCCTGGAAATGCCGAACGGTAGTTTGTTGATTTCCGACGATAACTTAGGTGTTATTTATAAGGTAACCTATCAAAAATAATATGGATAAGGAATATGCACAAAATAATTTATACAAGTAATAGGCTTTGCGGCAGTTCGGTGACTCGCTTGACAGGACGCCGTGAATACGTCCATGTAGGCTTGACGGCGGCTATCCCTGCCGCCGACACCTGTCAATCGAGCCACCGAACCCCCGTCCTACATTTGTCGAAGTTATTTCATGTTTGTTCCTAAGGATTTTGAAGTTCTCGATAAGCATGAGGTTTATCACGGTTTTTTCCGGCTAGAAAAATACCGGCTTAAACATCGTTTGTTCGCCGGTGGTTGGAGCCCGGAAATCGAACGCGAATTATTTAGACGCGGTTCTTGTGTTGCGGTCTTGTTATACGACCCGGTCAAAGATACTGTGGTTTTGATCGAACAATTCAGGGTCGGTGCGATTTTAAGGCCGGAAGCCCCTTGGTTGTTGGAAATCGTTGCAGGAGCGGTCGAGGAGGGTGAATCGCCGGAGGAGGTCGCTTACCGAGAGGCAATCGAGGAAGCGGGCTGCGAGATTCTGGAATTACTGCCGATCAATGCGTTTTACACGACTCCCGGCGGTTCGTCGGAGTGGCTTAGCCTTTATTGCGGCAGGATCGATAGTACCGGTGTCGGCGGAATTCACGGGTTGGATCATGAGCAAGAGGATATTCGGGTTTCGGTCGTGAGTTTCGATGAGGCTTTTCGGCTCATGGAGCAGGGTAAAATTAACTCGGGCATTCCGATCGTCGCGATTCAATGGTTGGCATTGAATCGCGATAAACTCAGAAGTCGATGGACTTGAGTGTTTCGGTTTATTTGAAATTTTTGGGAACCATCGGCTTATTATCGAATAGGGTATGCCAACCCAATGCTATTCGGTAAACCAACCACAACACGGCAAAAATCAATAGAAACCAACCCAAACCCATCGCAAAGGTCAATCCGCTTGCCGCTAACAATGCGACAGCGACCCACGCGGTTTTGATTTGCCAGTCGAAATGGGATTCCAACCAAGTGCCCCGAACATCGTTTCGCTTGATGAAGTTAATCGCGACACCGATGAAAATAGGCAAGCCTGCAAAACCGAATGCCAGGACTTGACATAAATAGACGATGCCGGTTAGGTTTTTAAGCTTTTCCATTTTTTCGGCGTTAATTTTATTATTATCGGTTTCATTGCTATTCATGAAGTATCTCCTTACATAGTGTCGAACACTATGAGTTCATAAATGAGCCGTAAGTTCCCCTAGCGAATTCAATAGAATAACGGATGCCGGTTCGATTGGTTCAAGTAGTCGAAAAAATTACGAAACTGTAATAAATCGCGCTTAAAATTAAATTAAGCTCTGCTAAGCTTCATCAAAAATTAGAAAAGTGAGTCTTAAATTAAGAATCGTCTTTGTAACGTTTTGCCGTTTAGGATACGGTAAAAATAACTTTCCTAATTAATGCATAGGGCGGTGTCTCAGGTATATTGACACAGAGGGTAGACGTTCCGCGTCGATTGCGGCGGGTAGGTAGATTGAGAGACTTTAAATGCATTGGTTAGCTCTTGCTTGTTTTATCGATCACAGGGGACGCAGAGCGTCTCGGGATGCATTCCCACGCAGAGCGTCACTACTATTAAGTTAAGCCGTCACAGAATAAGTAATGCTGGCATTCAGGCTCGAATGTGCCTCAAAGCTTGCTATCCATGGCACTGGATTCCGCCAGTCCATGGCGGAATGATGGGGTTCCATTAACTTAATCGCAGTGACGCAGAGCGTAGGAACGATGATAAATCGCGAAGTTATTTGTTACGAAATCTTTAGAAAAATAGTTAATATTCGAGTTTTAGACATAAGGAATAAAAATCTATGTTAGAAAATGTCAAGTTGGGAATGATCGGTCTCGGTTATGTCGGTCTGCCCTTAGCCGTTGAATTCGGGAAGAAATACCCGACAATCGGTTTCGATATCAATGCAGAGCGTATCAAAGAATTGCAAAACGGCAGCGATCACACGCTTGAAGTCAGTGAGGAAGAATTAAAAGAAGCCGTTCATTTGACCTACACCTCATCATCCGAGGAAATCAAAGCCTGCAATATCTACATCGTTACGGTGCCGACGCCGATCAATGAATATAAACAGCCCGACTTGAGTCCGCTGGAAAAAGCCAGCACTCTGCTGGGCGGACTGATCAAACCCAACGATATCGTTATTTATGAATCGACCGTTTACCCCGGTGCGACCGAGGAAGTTTGCGTGCCGATTCTGGAAAAAATATCGGGACTGACATTCAATCAAGATTTCTTTGTCGGTTACAGCCCGGAACGGATTAATCCCGGCGACAAAGAACACCGAGTCACCAATATTCTCAAAGTGACCTCCGGTTCGACTCCCGAAATCGCCGACCGCATCGACCGGCTTTATCAAAGCATCATCACAGCGGGCACACACAAGGCCAGTAGTATTAAAGTCGCCGAAGCGGCCAAAGTTATCGAGAATACGCAACGCGACCTGAATATCGCATTGATCAATGAATTAGCGATCATCTTCAATAAGCTCGGCATCGATACCGAAGAAGTGTTGTTGGCCGCCGGTACCAAATGGAATTTTTTACCGTTCCGGCCCGGATTGGTCGGTGGACATTGCATCGGAGTCGATCCCTACTACTTGACTCATAAGGCGCAAGCGATCGGTTACAATCCCGAAGTCATCTTGTCGGGACGCCGCATCAACGACGGCATGGGCGAATATGTCGTGTCGCAATTAATCAAATTGATGCTGAAAAAACGCATCCATATCAAAGATTCCGATGTGCTGATAATGGGCTTGACTTTCAAGGAAAATTGCCCTGATTTGCGCAATACCCGTGTCGTCGATATCGTCAAAGAACTGCAAAGTTACGGCGTTAACGTGCATGTTTACGATCCTTGGATCGATCCGGCAGAAGCGATGGAAGAATACGGCATAACGACCATCGACAAGGCGGAAGTCGGCTGTTACGATGCGATCCTCTTGGCCGTTGCGCATGAGCAATTCAAGCGAATGGATATCACTTCAATCAAAGCGCTGGGTAAAAAAGAGTCGGTGATTTACGATTTGAAATACGTTTTTCCGGCTGAACTGACTGACGCACGTTTGTAATTTATGAAAATACTGGTAACAGGAACCGCCGGTTTTATCGGCAATCATTTGGCTTTGCGGCTGCTCGAAAGAGGCGACGAAGTCATTGGGATCGACAATCTGAACGATTATTACGATGTCAATCTGAAAAAAGCAAGGTTGGCGCGCATACTCGATCATAATCGCTATACCGATATCCGAGCCGACTTGGCCGACCGCGACAGGATTGAACAGGTATTCAAAGAGCATCGTCCGGAACGCGTCGTCAATTTGGCCGCGCAGGCCGGCGTGCGCTATTCGATCGAAAATCCTCATGCCTACATTGACAGCAATATCGTCGGGTTTATTAACATTTTGGAAGGCTGCCGGCATTACGGCGTCGAGCACTTGGTCTATGCGTCGAGCAGTTCGGTCTACGGCGCCAACGAAAGCATGCCGTTTTCGGTTCACGACAATGTCGATCACCCGCTGAGTCTTTACGCGGCGTCGAAAAAAGCCAACGAACTGATGGCGCATACCTATAGCAATCTTTATAACCTGCCAACGACCGGATTACGATTCTTTACCGTATACGGGCCTTGGGGCCGGCCCGATATGGCTTTGTTTTTGTTTACCAAAGCCATTCTGAGCGGCGAAAAAATCCAAGTTTTCAATTACGGTAAGCATCGCCGCGATTTCACCTACATCGACGACATTGTCGAGGGCGTGATCCGAACACTTGATAATATTGCTCAACCTAACCCGGATTGGACCGGCGCGAAACCCGACCCCGGAACTAGCCGTGCCCCTTGGCGGGTTTACAACATCGGCAATCAAAACCCTGTCGAGTTGATGAAATATATCGAAGTGCTCGAGCAATGCCTCGGTAAGACTGCGGAAAAAGAATTGCTCCCGCTGCAACCCGGCGACGTCCCCGACACCTATGCCGATGTCGAAGCGCTGGTGCAAGATGTCGGTTATAAGCCTGGAACGCCGATTGAAGTTGGGATAGCGCGGTTTGTGGAGTGGTATGGGAGTTACTATAATTTTTAGTGAGTAGTGAGTAGTGAGTAGTGAGTAGTGAGTAGTGAGTAGTGAGTAGTGAGCAGTGAGCAGTGAGCGGTATAGATGGGTGAAGCTGAGAGGGACTACAAACCACATTACCAATTGCAAGCATGGCAATCGGCAATGCATTTAGTAAAGTTGGTATATCTCTGGTCTCAAGATTTTCCAATCGAAGAAAAGTATGGTTTACAGTCGCAAATTAGGCGGGCGGCAATTTCCATTCCATCCAACATTGCTGAAGGTGCTGGAAGAACGGGATCGCGCGAGTTTGTCCATTTTTTGAGCATAACCAAAGGTTCTTTGAGCGAATTGGAAACACAATATCTTCTTGCACTTGATCTTGGTTTTGCCTCATCGGATCAGGTGCTTGAAGATATGTTAACCAGAACATCTAAATTAGTCTCAGGACTTCATAAGTTTCATAAACAGAAGATAGATAGTAGTAAGCGGTGAGCAGGGGGAGAAGAGAGTGGTAAACAGTTAGTAAATGGGCATTTTTACTTGACAAGGCTAATATTAGCTTCAAAATCCCGCTAACCGCTAACCGCTAACCGCTAACCGCTAACCGCTAACCGCTAACCGCTAACCGCTAACCGCTAACCTTAAACATATGCCCCTAAATCAAACGCCCCCCCTAATCGCCCACATCATTTACAGCCTCGGCGTCGGCGGATTGGAGAATGGTTTGGTTAATTTGATTAATCGCATGCCGGCCGATCGCTACCGGCATGTGATCATTTGCCTGAAAAACAGCACTGATTTCAAAAATCGCTTGCAGCGTAAAGACGTCGAAATTTACGAATTGAACAAACGGGAAGGGCAAGACTGGCAGTCATTCGTGAAAATGTATCGTTTGCTCAAACGAATCAAGCCGGCGATCGTACATACGCGCAATCTTGCCGCGATCGAATATCAGGTTCCGGCGCTGCTGGCAGGCGTCAAGCATAGAGTGCATGGCGAGCACGGCTGGGATGTGTTCGACCCGGACGGCAGCAACAAAAAATATCGATTATTGCGGCGCATGCTGGGGCTGATCATCGATCGCTTCATTCCGCTTTCCGGTCATCTCGACAATTATCTGCGCGCAAAGGTCGGCATTCCCGATTCGAAAATCCGGCGCATCTGTAACGGCGTCGATACCGAGCGATTTCAGCCCGCGCGTCTAAAAGTCGTTGTCGGCGATTGTCCGTGGCCCGATGCCGAAAAAAGGTTGATCATCGGTACGGTCGGCCGAATGCACGGCGTCAAGGATCAGATGACGTTGGCGCAAGCATTTGTCGAATTGCTGAGGCGACATCCAGAATCTAAAAATGCGATCGGATTGATCATGATCGGCGACGGCCCGCTGCGTGAGCAAGTAAGGCAATTGCTGGACGAAAACGATTTGCTCGATCACGCCTGGCTGCCGGGCGAACGAAGCGACGTTGCCGAACTGATGCGCGGGTTTGATGTTTTCGTCTTGCCGTCCCAGGCCGAAGGCATTTCGAATACGATACTCGAAGCGATGGCGAGCGGCTTGCCGGTGATCGCGACACGTGTCGGCGGCAATCCCGAACTGGTCGAACACGGCAAGACCGGATTTTTAGTTGAAAAACAAAATCCGTCCGAGTTAGCGGGTAGGCTAAGCGACTATATCGGCGATTCGAAGCTATGTATCGAGCACGGCAGCAAAGGTCGCGAACGGGCCTTGCAGGCTTTTTCTATCGATGCGATGGTTAAAAATTATCTGAGCGTGTACGATTCATTAAAGTGACATGCTAGGCTGTTAAAATTAAGCTAATAGTAGTTCTTAAAAATTACCCGAATTCTGGTTTCTAGCTTTTTTGGAAATAACCCCACCCCAACCCTCCCCTTCTCAGGGGAGGGAGCAATCTCCTCCCCCTGTCAAGGGGGAGGTTGGGAGGGGGCTATCCAGAAAAACGGTGATTATCGATTGAACCCTAATGGCAATATTTCGACAGCCTAGTGACACGCCCAATTCAAGAATTTTTATTTTCCAGGAAAAACCATGTGTGGAATCGTCGGTATATTTGATCTAAAGGAAAAACGCGAAATCGACCGCGAGTTACTCGGTCGCATGAACGAGGTGCAATTTCATCGGGGGCCTGATGAAGGCGGCTTGCATACCGAACCCGGCTTGGGATTCGGTCATCGGCGTTTGTCGATCATCGATCTTTCGAGCGGACAGCAACCGATGCACAGTCAAGACGGCAATGTCGTATTGACTTACAACGGCGAAGTCTATAATTTTCCCGAATTGCGTAAAGAACTCGAAGGACTGGGCTATACCTTCAAGACGCATTGCGATACCGAAGTGATCCTGATCGGTTGGCAGGCATGGGGCGAGTCTTGCGTGGACCGTTTGCGCGGCATGTTCGCATTCGCGATTTGGGATAGGGCAAAAGAAACGTTGTTTCTAGCGCGCGACCGCTTGGGCATAAAACCTTTGTATTACGCCGAATTGCCGAACGGACAGTTTATATTCGGCTCGGAACTGAAAGCACTCAAAGCTCATCCGCAATTACCGAGAGAGCTCGATGCTACGGCGATCGAAGATTATTTCGGTTTCGGTTATATCCCCGATCCGAAAACGATCTACAAAAACGTTCACAAACTCGAACCTGGATTCAAGCTGACGATCCGTCGGGGTCAACAAGAATTTCACCCCGTGCAATATTGGAATGTCGAATTCGGCGTGAGGCAAGTCAAGAGCGAACAGGAAACCGCCGAAGAATTGATCGAACGTTTTCGCGAAGCAGTCGACATTAGAATGGTTGCCGATGTGCCGCTCGGCGCGTTTTTGTCGGGCGGCGTCGATTCGAGCGGCGTCGTCGCGATGATGGCCGGGCTTTCCGATCAGCCGGTCAATACTTGCTCGATCTCGTTCGGCGATCCGGCCTTTAACGAATCGAAATATGCGCAGTTGGTTGCCGAACGCTATCATACGGCGCACCGCGTCGAACAAGTCGATCCGGACGATTTTCATTTGATCGATCGTCTAGCCGGACTTTACGACGAACCCTATGCCGACAGTTCCGCGCTACCGACCTATCGCGTTTGCGAATTGGCGAAAAAACAAGTGACCGTGGTGCTATCGGGCGACGGCGGCGACGAAAATCTGGCCGGATATCGGCGTTACCGCTGGCATTCTTACGAAGACCGCATGCGGCATATTCTGCCTGATGGATTGCGCAAGCCGCTGTTCGGCATATTGGGCAGGACTTATCCGAAGGCTGACTGGGCGCCGAAAATCTTCAGAGCCAAGTCGACGTTCGAATCGATCGCGCGCGATTCGCTCGAAGGTTATTTTCACAGCGTTTCGGTCAATTCGAACGAAATTCGTAGCGCGTTGTTTAGCCAAAACTTAAAACAAGAATTGCAAGGCTATCAAGCTGTCGAGGTATTCAGGCGGCATGCCAAAAATGCCGCTAGCTATGACGCTCAGTCGCTAGTACAATATCTCGATATCAAAACCTACCTGCCGGGCGATATTCTGACCAAAGTCGACCGCGCCAGCATGGCCCACGCGCTCGAAGTCCGCGTGCCGCTACTCGATCATAAGCTGGTCGAGTGGTTTGCCGGTCTTCAACCGGATTTGAAACTGAAAGGCCGCGAAGGCAAATATATTTTCAAAAAATCTTTAGAAAACTATTTGCCGGACGATATTTTGTATCGGTCGAAAATGGGTTTTGCGGTACCTTTGGCAAGTTGGTTTAGAGGGCCGCTAAAAGACCGCGTGCGAGAATCGTTATTGGGCGAGACGATGAGCCAAAGCGGCTATTTCGATCAAGCGTTTGTCAAAAAGATGGTCGATCAGCATCAAAGCGGAATTAGGGATAATAGTACATCGATTTGGTCTTTATTAATGTTTGAGGCGTTTTTAAGGAATTGAAATCAATTGTAGATTGTACAAGAGTACAATTTATTATTTGATTAACTTTTGTTAGTGTTGATCATCTAATTTAGTCATTCAAGCGGGTGAAAAAATGAGCGATATAAAACAACCAAACATCGCATACAGCGATCAAGACAAAATATCAGGAAAACGACGCACGCTTGTAAAAGGTGCTATAGGCGCAGCGCCAGCAATTCTCACATTAAGAAGCGGTGCCGCTTTTGCGCTGAATAGCGCACAAATGTGCGTGGCAAGAGCCAATGATTTAGCAGCGGACACTGAGCCCGCAATCTTATCTTCTACTACAGACGATGTGTGGTTGAGAAAAGAGGTGTTTTGCAGAACATTAACAGAAGATGGTGGTTCCGGTAATAGCACATTTAAAGTTTACAATGAAAGCGATATCAACACTGATTGGCGTCATGAAAACTATTCAGGGAGCAGTAGCGGCGAAATAGGTCTTTATGATGAATTTATTACCCAGGGCGGAGAGAC
It includes:
- a CDS encoding XrtA/PEP-CTERM system amidotransferase, with product MCGIVGIFDLKEKREIDRELLGRMNEVQFHRGPDEGGLHTEPGLGFGHRRLSIIDLSSGQQPMHSQDGNVVLTYNGEVYNFPELRKELEGLGYTFKTHCDTEVILIGWQAWGESCVDRLRGMFAFAIWDRAKETLFLARDRLGIKPLYYAELPNGQFIFGSELKALKAHPQLPRELDATAIEDYFGFGYIPDPKTIYKNVHKLEPGFKLTIRRGQQEFHPVQYWNVEFGVRQVKSEQETAEELIERFREAVDIRMVADVPLGAFLSGGVDSSGVVAMMAGLSDQPVNTCSISFGDPAFNESKYAQLVAERYHTAHRVEQVDPDDFHLIDRLAGLYDEPYADSSALPTYRVCELAKKQVTVVLSGDGGDENLAGYRRYRWHSYEDRMRHILPDGLRKPLFGILGRTYPKADWAPKIFRAKSTFESIARDSLEGYFHSVSVNSNEIRSALFSQNLKQELQGYQAVEVFRRHAKNAASYDAQSLVQYLDIKTYLPGDILTKVDRASMAHALEVRVPLLDHKLVEWFAGLQPDLKLKGREGKYIFKKSLENYLPDDILYRSKMGFAVPLASWFRGPLKDRVRESLLGETMSQSGYFDQAFVKKMVDQHQSGIRDNSTSIWSLLMFEAFLRN